One genomic region from Actinocatenispora thailandica encodes:
- a CDS encoding winged helix-turn-helix transcriptional regulator, with the protein MSATWAEDRAVDPALDAEQACPISPVVDIVFSRWTTPILWSLNAFGRQRFVELSRRIGTITPKVLTQRLRQLERDGLVVRTYHPEVPPRVEYEISELGRSLAPLFAHLAEWAGEHLPEVDTARRSYDASDRPLP; encoded by the coding sequence ATGAGCGCAACGTGGGCGGAGGATCGGGCCGTCGACCCGGCCCTCGACGCCGAGCAGGCGTGCCCGATCAGCCCGGTGGTCGACATCGTGTTCAGCCGGTGGACGACGCCGATCCTGTGGAGCCTCAACGCCTTCGGCCGGCAGCGGTTCGTCGAGCTGTCCCGCCGGATCGGCACCATCACGCCGAAGGTGCTCACCCAGCGGCTGCGCCAGCTCGAACGCGACGGCCTGGTGGTGCGCACCTACCACCCCGAGGTGCCGCCCCGGGTCGAGTACGAGATCAGCGAGCTCGGCCGCAGCCTCGCCCCGCTGTTCGCGCACCTCGCGGAGTGGGCCGGCGAGCACCTGCCGGAGGTCGACACCGCCCGGCGCAGCTACGACGCGTCGGACCGCCCGCTGCCCTGA
- a CDS encoding SDR family oxidoreductase: MIVVTGATGNIGGPLVRALADAGEQVVAVSRTAAEVPDGVTHATADLTDATTLAPVLAGADALFLLLADPRLDPALLADTAVRAGVRRIVLLSSQGAGTRSESPSHGWFLAAEKAVLDTPAAVTVLRPGGFASNAYQWAASVRADRTVAAPYGDVSLPVVDPDDIAAVAATVLRSDDHAGRTYVLTGPAPISPRQQAAALGAALGEPVGFSELSRADARAAMLAFMPGPIADTTLDVLGHPSAEERQVSPDVEALLRRAPGSFAGWAARNADAFR; encoded by the coding sequence ATGATCGTTGTGACCGGTGCGACCGGCAACATCGGCGGACCGCTGGTCCGGGCGCTCGCGGACGCGGGCGAGCAGGTCGTCGCGGTGTCCCGGACCGCCGCGGAGGTACCGGACGGGGTCACGCACGCCACCGCGGACCTGACCGACGCGACGACGCTGGCCCCGGTACTGGCCGGCGCCGACGCACTGTTCCTGCTGCTCGCCGACCCGCGACTGGACCCGGCGCTGCTCGCCGACACCGCGGTACGGGCCGGGGTGCGCCGGATCGTGCTGCTCAGCTCGCAGGGCGCCGGTACCCGATCGGAGTCGCCGTCGCACGGCTGGTTCCTCGCCGCCGAGAAGGCCGTGCTCGACACGCCTGCGGCGGTGACCGTGCTGCGCCCCGGCGGTTTCGCCTCCAACGCGTACCAGTGGGCGGCGTCGGTGCGGGCCGACCGCACCGTGGCCGCGCCGTACGGGGACGTTTCGCTGCCGGTCGTCGACCCGGACGACATCGCCGCGGTCGCCGCGACGGTGCTGCGTTCCGACGACCACGCCGGCCGTACCTACGTGCTGACCGGGCCGGCCCCGATCTCGCCGCGCCAGCAGGCGGCGGCGCTCGGTGCCGCGCTCGGCGAGCCGGTCGGGTTCTCCGAACTGAGCCGCGCCGACGCGCGGGCCGCGATGCTGGCGTTCATGCCGGGCCCGATCGCGGACACCACCCTCGACGTGCTCGGTCACCCGTCCGCCGAGGAGCGGCAGGTCAGCCCGGACGTCGAGGCGCTGCTGAGGCGGGCGCCGGGCAGCTTCGCCGGCTGGGCGGCCCGCAACGCCGACGCGTTCCGCTGA
- a CDS encoding NADP-dependent oxidoreductase, with product MKAVRFHRYGDSDVLAYEDAPRPVPAAGQVLVQVAATTFNPVDASIRAGRLAEVFPVEFPHVPGVEVAGTVAELGADVTGQQVGAAVLAYLPMTADGAAAEHVLAPAEALAAAPRTVPLADAAALPAAALTAWQALTEVAGLTTGQRILVNGAGGAVGGYAVQLAKQLGAEVTATGSDRSADRLREYGADRIVGYVEGSAPVTGAPFDVVLNLVPTSPEQSAVLVGLVADGGVLVSATAPADPDPARQVRTAQVFSRSDAAQLAELVARVDAGTLRIDVADRRPLADLPAVHADYAAGRLAGRTILIPA from the coding sequence ATGAAGGCAGTACGTTTCCACCGGTACGGCGACAGCGACGTCCTGGCCTACGAGGACGCGCCGCGCCCGGTGCCCGCCGCCGGGCAGGTGCTGGTGCAGGTCGCCGCCACCACGTTCAACCCGGTCGACGCGTCGATCCGGGCGGGCCGGCTCGCCGAGGTGTTCCCGGTCGAGTTCCCGCACGTGCCCGGTGTCGAGGTCGCCGGCACGGTCGCCGAACTCGGTGCCGACGTCACGGGCCAGCAGGTCGGTGCCGCGGTGCTGGCCTACCTGCCGATGACCGCCGACGGCGCCGCCGCCGAGCACGTGCTCGCGCCGGCCGAGGCGCTCGCCGCGGCGCCGCGGACCGTACCGCTGGCCGACGCCGCCGCGCTGCCGGCCGCCGCGCTGACCGCCTGGCAGGCGCTGACCGAGGTCGCGGGGCTGACGACGGGGCAGCGGATCCTGGTCAACGGAGCCGGCGGTGCGGTCGGCGGGTACGCGGTGCAGCTGGCGAAACAGCTCGGTGCCGAGGTCACCGCGACCGGCAGCGACCGCAGCGCGGACCGGCTCCGCGAGTACGGTGCCGACCGGATCGTCGGCTACGTCGAAGGTTCCGCGCCGGTAACCGGTGCGCCGTTCGACGTGGTGCTCAACCTGGTGCCGACCTCGCCGGAGCAGTCCGCCGTGCTGGTCGGGCTCGTCGCCGACGGGGGAGTGCTGGTCAGCGCGACGGCGCCGGCCGACCCGGACCCGGCCCGACAGGTCCGGACCGCGCAGGTGTTCTCCCGCAGCGACGCCGCGCAGCTCGCGGAGCTCGTCGCCCGGGTGGACGCCGGTACCCTGCGCATCGACGTCGCCGACCGGCGACCGCTGGCCGACCTGCCGGCGGTGCACGCCGACTACGCCGCCGGCCGGCTCGCCGGTCGTACCATCCTGATCCCGGCCTGA
- a CDS encoding MarR family winged helix-turn-helix transcriptional regulator has product MADALEPEQLRAYFALMESVSLLQHAVEQQLRADGGISYVQFQLLARLAQTKQLTMTELADGVVYSRSGLTHQAKLLERAGLITRTGCPDDQRATVAAITDTGLALIRRLMPGHIEVTRSLLFDSLSNEDLHALTEIMTRARDHMRAQPPRSATSRRRPTTD; this is encoded by the coding sequence ATGGCGGACGCCCTGGAACCCGAGCAGCTGCGCGCCTACTTCGCGCTGATGGAGTCGGTGAGCCTGCTGCAGCACGCCGTCGAACAGCAGCTGCGCGCCGACGGGGGCATCAGCTACGTGCAGTTCCAGCTGCTCGCCCGGCTCGCCCAGACGAAACAGCTCACCATGACCGAACTGGCCGACGGCGTGGTGTACAGCCGCAGCGGCCTCACCCACCAGGCGAAACTGCTGGAGCGAGCCGGCCTGATCACCCGCACCGGCTGCCCGGACGACCAGCGCGCCACCGTGGCCGCCATCACCGACACCGGCCTCGCCCTGATCAGGCGACTGATGCCCGGCCACATCGAGGTCACCCGCAGCCTGCTGTTCGACTCGCTGTCCAACGAGGATCTGCACGCCCTGACCGAGATCATGACCCGGGCCCGCGACCACATGCGGGCGCAGCCACCCCGGTCGGCGACCAGCCGGCGACGCCCGACCACCGACTGA
- a CDS encoding phosphatase PAP2 family protein translates to MNRHHALSMLVGYLEAHRMGWDSSLFLDVNRLSADTGWAHGFMAGYALWGGLVALTVAWACCGLSARRGADRRPLAGVLLTAVATVAALALNQIINPVVDRPRPFVTLPHVLQLLPHAADGSFPSDHAMIAGAFAGGLLLVHRRWGALAAVLAVFLAFARVYVGVHYPTDVGAGLLIGALVAVVLVVCLTAPLARLLDRLAGTRLRPLITADRPTAT, encoded by the coding sequence ATGAACCGACACCATGCACTGTCGATGCTCGTGGGGTATCTGGAGGCGCACCGGATGGGCTGGGACAGCTCACTGTTTCTCGATGTCAACCGGTTGTCCGCGGACACCGGATGGGCGCACGGGTTCATGGCCGGGTACGCGCTGTGGGGCGGTCTGGTGGCGCTCACCGTGGCCTGGGCCTGCTGCGGGCTGTCGGCCCGGCGCGGGGCGGACCGGCGACCGCTCGCCGGCGTACTCCTCACCGCGGTGGCCACGGTGGCCGCGTTGGCGCTCAACCAGATCATCAACCCGGTGGTCGACCGGCCGCGGCCGTTCGTGACGCTGCCGCACGTGCTGCAACTGCTGCCGCACGCCGCCGACGGGTCGTTCCCGTCCGACCACGCGATGATCGCCGGCGCGTTCGCCGGCGGGCTGCTGTTGGTGCACCGGCGGTGGGGAGCGCTCGCCGCCGTACTGGCCGTGTTCCTGGCGTTCGCCCGGGTCTATGTCGGCGTGCACTATCCGACCGATGTCGGTGCCGGGTTGCTGATCGGTGCCCTGGTCGCGGTGGTACTGGTGGTCTGCCTGACCGCGCCGCTGGCCCGGCTGCTCGACCGGCTCGCCGGTACCCGGCTGCGGCCGTTGATCACGGCCGACCGCCCGACCGCGACCTGA
- a CDS encoding BlaI/MecI/CopY family transcriptional regulator encodes MGTDDGADRVGLTRRVWQVLSASTEPMTTAQVRTVLGGGWAYTTVMTVLTRLVAQGAATRHRVGRAFAYTAVADEAELTARRMSRLLDAGTDRAAVLARFIDVLSDQDEKLLEELLASPRDDEDGS; translated from the coding sequence ATGGGTACCGACGACGGCGCCGACCGGGTGGGCCTGACCCGCCGGGTCTGGCAGGTGCTGTCCGCATCGACCGAACCGATGACCACCGCACAGGTGCGTACGGTGCTCGGCGGCGGCTGGGCGTACACCACGGTGATGACCGTGCTGACCCGCCTCGTCGCGCAGGGCGCCGCCACCCGGCACCGGGTCGGCCGCGCCTTCGCCTACACCGCGGTCGCCGACGAGGCCGAACTCACCGCACGCCGGATGAGCCGGCTGCTGGACGCCGGTACCGATCGGGCCGCGGTGCTGGCCCGCTTCATCGACGTGCTCAGCGACCAGGACGAGAAGCTGCTGGAGGAGCTGCTCGCCAGCCCACGCGACGACGAGGACGGGTCGTGA
- a CDS encoding M56 family metallopeptidase, which translates to MIAAVVVCLGACLAFAAVAPLAGRRLPPAAATRLLAGGSVLAAGCGGFVLAVMAAVWLGQIGEVAEWGHWSPVALHADSPLPAPVGFAAGAVLLPLAFLGVRAVVDRCRQLVRVHLACRRLARPGQVAIVDSAVPDAFTTPGVVGRIVVTTALLTALDPDQQRALIAHERSHMAHRHAWWRLAADLAAAVNPLLRRTADTVAQAIERWADEDAAAVVGDRQLVARAVAHAALASRRRPASPVAAAVGGRVPQRVRALLAPPPRRRPLLLAGLLVVLLAGAGGAAAVEHTGEDLFEHAELHGQHAAPHGPALARYRDGRRHR; encoded by the coding sequence GTGATCGCCGCCGTCGTGGTGTGCCTCGGCGCCTGCCTGGCCTTCGCGGCCGTCGCACCCCTCGCCGGCCGGCGACTGCCACCGGCCGCGGCCACCCGGCTGCTCGCCGGTGGCTCGGTGCTGGCGGCCGGCTGCGGCGGCTTCGTGCTCGCCGTGATGGCGGCCGTCTGGCTCGGCCAGATCGGCGAGGTCGCCGAGTGGGGGCACTGGTCCCCGGTCGCGCTGCACGCCGACTCGCCGCTGCCGGCACCGGTCGGCTTCGCGGCGGGCGCCGTGCTGCTGCCGCTCGCCTTCCTCGGCGTACGCGCCGTCGTCGACCGCTGCCGGCAGCTGGTCCGGGTGCACCTCGCCTGCCGGCGACTGGCCCGGCCCGGCCAGGTGGCGATCGTCGACTCCGCGGTGCCGGACGCCTTCACCACCCCCGGGGTGGTCGGCCGGATCGTGGTGACCACCGCGCTGCTCACCGCGCTCGACCCCGACCAGCAGCGGGCCCTGATCGCGCACGAGCGGTCCCACATGGCCCACCGGCACGCCTGGTGGCGGCTGGCCGCGGACCTCGCCGCCGCCGTCAATCCGCTGTTGCGGCGCACCGCCGACACCGTCGCCCAGGCCATCGAGCGATGGGCCGACGAGGACGCCGCGGCGGTCGTCGGGGACCGGCAGCTGGTGGCCCGCGCGGTGGCACACGCCGCACTGGCCAGCCGTCGCCGACCCGCCTCGCCGGTGGCGGCCGCGGTCGGCGGTCGGGTACCGCAGCGGGTCCGCGCCCTGCTCGCTCCGCCGCCGCGCCGACGCCCGCTGCTGCTCGCCGGGCTGCTGGTGGTGCTGCTGGCCGGGGCCGGCGGCGCCGCCGCGGTCGAGCACACCGGCGAGGACCTCTTCGAGCACGCCGAACTGCACGGCCAGCACGCCGCGCCGCACGGCCCCGCGCTCGCCCGGTACCGGGACGGCCGGCGGCACCGCTGA
- the argS gene encoding arginine--tRNA ligase — MGSVASLAQRVEQAVGTAIGAVLPDRRDADPLVRRSDRPGVDVQSNAALSLAGAAHRSPAQLAGQLADRLGGVATGLPGAVSVTGPGFLNVRFDDAALWGQVAARLADDRLGVGTPQAGVRAVVDYSSVNVAKQLHVGHLRSTVIGDALVRVLGFLGAEVIRENHLGDWGTQFGMLIQYLVEHPEAPWQHDRLAPGVTAVSALDALYRSARAAFDADPAFADRARRRVVALQSGDPDTLDRWRQIVTESQHAFQQVYDRLGVLLTEADAAGESRYNDALPGVVDELVRREIAVPSHGALCVFDPAFTGHDGAPVPLIVRKSDGGFGYAATDLATVRDRVDRRRVTRMLYVVDARQGLHFRQVFAAARRAGWLPDDVHAEHVAFGMVLGADGRPFRTRDGDTARLSDLLDEAVASARRVVLAKNPAISGAEADRIAELCGIAAVKYADLATSRQQDYRFDPDRMVSFTGNTGVYLLYAHTRVAAILRRAGAPGESAAAGAIGGSDRAGEPAAFPAPDPAVPVAPAERALILALDGFGEVAADVAALLEPHRLCGYLYELARAFTAFYESCPVLAAEPPVRGNRLALCRLTRRTLAQGLALLGLPAPDRL; from the coding sequence ATGGGCAGCGTGGCGTCGCTCGCGCAACGGGTGGAACAGGCCGTCGGTACCGCGATCGGCGCGGTGCTGCCGGACCGACGCGACGCCGACCCGCTGGTCCGACGCTCCGACCGGCCCGGAGTGGACGTCCAGTCGAACGCGGCGCTGTCGCTCGCCGGGGCGGCGCACCGGTCCCCGGCCCAGCTCGCCGGTCAGCTGGCCGATCGGCTGGGCGGGGTGGCGACCGGGTTGCCCGGCGCCGTCTCGGTGACGGGACCGGGATTCCTCAACGTGAGGTTCGACGACGCCGCGCTGTGGGGCCAGGTCGCCGCGCGGCTCGCCGACGACCGGCTCGGCGTCGGTACGCCGCAGGCCGGCGTACGCGCGGTCGTCGACTACTCGTCGGTCAACGTGGCGAAACAGCTGCACGTCGGGCACCTGCGGTCGACCGTGATCGGTGACGCGCTGGTGCGGGTGCTCGGCTTCCTCGGCGCCGAGGTGATCCGGGAGAACCATCTGGGCGACTGGGGCACCCAGTTCGGGATGCTGATCCAGTACCTGGTCGAGCATCCGGAGGCGCCGTGGCAACACGACCGGCTCGCCCCCGGTGTCACCGCGGTCTCCGCGCTGGACGCGCTGTACCGGTCCGCGCGGGCGGCCTTCGACGCCGATCCGGCGTTCGCGGACCGGGCGCGCCGGCGGGTGGTCGCGCTGCAGTCCGGCGATCCGGACACCCTGGACCGGTGGCGGCAGATCGTCACCGAGTCGCAGCATGCCTTCCAGCAGGTGTACGACCGGCTCGGCGTGCTGCTGACCGAGGCCGACGCGGCCGGCGAGTCGCGCTACAACGACGCGCTGCCCGGCGTCGTCGACGAGCTGGTACGGCGGGAGATCGCGGTGCCCTCGCATGGCGCGCTGTGCGTGTTCGACCCGGCGTTCACCGGCCACGACGGCGCACCGGTGCCGCTGATCGTACGCAAGAGCGATGGCGGTTTCGGCTACGCCGCAACGGATCTGGCCACCGTCCGGGATCGGGTCGACCGGCGGCGGGTGACCCGGATGCTGTACGTGGTGGATGCCCGGCAGGGGCTGCACTTCCGCCAGGTGTTCGCCGCGGCCCGCCGGGCCGGCTGGCTGCCCGACGACGTGCACGCCGAACACGTCGCGTTCGGGATGGTGCTCGGCGCCGACGGCCGGCCGTTCCGGACCCGGGACGGCGACACAGCGCGGCTGTCCGACCTGCTCGACGAGGCGGTGGCGAGCGCCCGGCGGGTGGTGCTGGCGAAGAATCCGGCCATCTCGGGCGCCGAGGCGGACCGGATCGCCGAGCTGTGCGGGATCGCCGCGGTCAAGTACGCCGATCTGGCCACCTCGCGGCAGCAGGACTACCGGTTCGACCCGGACCGGATGGTGTCGTTCACCGGCAACACCGGCGTCTACCTGCTGTACGCGCACACCCGCGTCGCCGCGATCCTGCGCCGCGCCGGGGCGCCGGGCGAGTCCGCCGCGGCCGGGGCGATCGGCGGGTCGGATCGCGCCGGGGAGCCGGCCGCTTTCCCGGCGCCGGATCCGGCGGTACCGGTGGCGCCGGCCGAGCGCGCGCTGATCCTGGCGCTCGACGGGTTCGGTGAGGTGGCGGCGGACGTCGCGGCGCTGCTGGAGCCGCACCGGCTGTGCGGCTACCTGTACGAGCTGGCCCGCGCGTTCACCGCGTTCTACGAGAGCTGCCCGGTACTCGCGGCCGAGCCGCCGGTGCGCGGCAACCGGCTGGCGCTGTGCCGGCTGACCCGTCGCACCCTCGCGCAGGGGTTGGCGCTGCTCGGCCTGCCCGCCCCGGACCGGCTCTAG
- a CDS encoding helix-turn-helix domain-containing protein, whose product MRGAEGSIRGQLAANLRRARSGLGLSISELSRLSGIGKATLSQLESGSGNPTIETVFSLSRALRMPISDLLDASTTEPTVVRGADVEVLRGAGVDLRPLSRLETGESIVELYDQRVRAGQRQDSDGHVGIEHTTVQAGTLLVHLAGRTTRLEPGDYIRFDATAPHSYQAPDGEVTSVLLLQYRPDRAGSPVTPH is encoded by the coding sequence GTGCGCGGGGCGGAAGGATCGATCCGGGGCCAGCTGGCCGCCAACCTGCGGCGGGCGCGGTCCGGCCTGGGCCTGTCCATCTCCGAACTGTCCCGGTTGTCCGGCATCGGCAAGGCCACCCTGTCGCAGCTGGAGTCCGGCTCCGGCAACCCGACCATCGAGACGGTGTTCAGCCTGTCCCGGGCGCTGCGGATGCCGATCTCGGACCTGCTCGACGCCAGTACGACCGAGCCGACGGTAGTGCGCGGCGCCGACGTCGAGGTGCTGCGCGGGGCCGGTGTCGACCTGCGGCCGCTGTCCCGGTTGGAGACCGGGGAGAGCATCGTCGAGCTCTACGACCAGCGGGTTCGGGCCGGTCAGCGGCAGGACTCGGACGGCCATGTCGGGATCGAGCACACCACGGTGCAGGCCGGCACGCTGCTGGTGCACCTGGCCGGTCGGACCACCCGGCTCGAACCGGGTGACTACATCCGGTTCGACGCGACGGCGCCGCACAGCTACCAGGCGCCGGACGGCGAGGTGACCTCGGTGCTGCTGTTGCAGTACCGACCGGACCGCGCGGGCAGCCCCGTCACGCCGCACTGA
- a CDS encoding NAD(P)/FAD-dependent oxidoreductase — MRVVVVGAGIVGAACARELARAGCEVVLLDRGGAAAATTAHGEGNILVSDKEPGPELALAQLSRELWPRVLAEPRARSATTTDGRRHPGEAGVAEWDAKGGIVVATTAAGAAALREFAAAQRSAGVTATELDDAELHAAEPHLTRGHTAAVHYPDDAQVQPAGAATLLLGDALAAGAVLRTGCTVTGPVRAGGRLTAVRTSDGTVAGDAFVNAAGPWAGAVSASLGAPIDVRPRRGEVLVTTPQPPTVFHKVYDADYVGAVASDETAVQTSAVVESTRGGTVLLGSSRRQVGFAEAMPVAVWSAIAAKALRLFPGLAGVPVMRAYGGFRPFVPDHLPVIGADERLPGLWHATGHEGAGIGLSVGTGRIVADLLCGRTPPIDPAPFSPNRSTVAIEEGT, encoded by the coding sequence ATGCGGGTGGTGGTGGTCGGCGCCGGCATCGTCGGCGCCGCGTGCGCCCGCGAGCTGGCCCGCGCCGGCTGCGAGGTGGTGCTGCTCGACCGGGGTGGCGCCGCGGCAGCGACCACCGCACACGGCGAGGGCAACATCCTCGTCTCGGACAAGGAACCCGGACCGGAGCTGGCCCTCGCCCAGCTGTCCCGCGAGCTGTGGCCGCGGGTGCTCGCCGAACCGCGGGCCCGCTCCGCGACGACCACCGACGGCCGCCGGCACCCGGGCGAGGCCGGGGTCGCCGAGTGGGACGCGAAGGGCGGCATCGTGGTCGCCACCACCGCGGCCGGCGCCGCGGCGCTGCGCGAGTTCGCCGCCGCCCAGCGCTCGGCCGGGGTCACCGCGACCGAGCTGGACGACGCGGAGCTGCACGCCGCGGAGCCGCACCTGACCCGCGGGCACACCGCGGCGGTGCACTACCCGGACGATGCGCAGGTGCAGCCGGCCGGTGCGGCCACGCTGCTGCTCGGCGACGCGCTCGCGGCCGGCGCAGTGCTGCGCACCGGCTGCACGGTGACCGGTCCGGTGCGCGCCGGCGGCCGGCTCACCGCGGTACGCACCAGCGACGGCACGGTGGCCGGCGACGCTTTCGTGAACGCTGCCGGCCCGTGGGCCGGCGCGGTGTCCGCGTCGCTCGGAGCCCCGATCGACGTCCGGCCGCGGCGCGGCGAGGTGCTCGTCACCACGCCGCAACCGCCGACGGTGTTCCACAAGGTGTACGACGCGGACTATGTCGGCGCGGTCGCCAGCGACGAGACCGCCGTGCAGACCTCGGCGGTGGTCGAGTCGACCCGGGGCGGCACCGTACTGCTCGGCTCGTCCCGGCGGCAGGTCGGCTTCGCCGAGGCGATGCCGGTGGCGGTGTGGTCGGCGATCGCGGCGAAGGCGCTGCGGCTGTTCCCGGGGCTGGCCGGGGTGCCGGTGATGCGGGCGTACGGCGGGTTCCGGCCGTTCGTACCGGATCACCTGCCGGTGATCGGGGCGGACGAGCGGCTGCCGGGCCTGTGGCACGCCACCGGGCACGAGGGCGCCGGGATCGGGCTGTCGGTCGGTACCGGCCGGATCGTCGCCGACCTGCTCTGCGGGCGCACCCCGCCGATCGATCCGGCCCCGTTCTCCCCCAACCGATCCACCGTCGCCATCGAGGAGGGCACGTGA
- a CDS encoding (2Fe-2S)-binding protein produces the protein MSSRAIRPDADVLGRADRPVTILVDGTPVTGIAGQSIAGVLLAAGRTAWRYGPTGGARGVFCGIGVCFDCLLTVNGIPDVRACRRRARDGDVIATQSRAAAPSTVDDNEAGGEPEPPAPATTPSSVDGAR, from the coding sequence ATGAGTTCGCGAGCGATCCGGCCCGACGCCGACGTGCTGGGCCGCGCCGACCGGCCGGTCACGATCCTGGTCGACGGCACGCCGGTCACCGGGATCGCCGGGCAGTCCATCGCCGGTGTGCTGCTCGCCGCCGGCCGCACCGCCTGGCGGTACGGGCCGACCGGCGGCGCCCGTGGCGTGTTCTGCGGCATCGGGGTGTGCTTCGACTGCCTGCTGACCGTCAACGGCATCCCGGACGTACGGGCCTGCCGCCGCCGCGCCCGCGACGGTGACGTGATCGCCACCCAGTCCCGGGCCGCCGCCCCGTCCACGGTGGACGACAACGAGGCCGGTGGCGAACCGGAGCCGCCTGCTCCCGCCACGACACCGTCCAGTGTGGATGGTGCCCGGTGA
- a CDS encoding FAD-dependent oxidoreductase: protein MRHVAVIGAGPGGLSAAATALGAGAHVTLVDAAEQPGGQYHRAPAPEFGATRPDRLQHGWRDFAARRDQVLGHSRCTFLPETSVWALEGADGIPVVHVLTGPADGAGRRRRTIEADALVLAVGAHDTMLPFPGWELPGVVTAGAAQALVKGERVAIGEQVVVAGTGPFLLPVAAALLGAGSTVRQVLEANRPGRIAAGWGARPWQLAAQAGKLPELAGYAATLARHRVPVLAGRAVVAARGDGRVEEVVTARLRDDWSAVPGTERTVAVDAVCVGHGFSPQLELPVAAGCALRAEPDGRRFVAVDADLRTSRPGVYAVGELTGIAGAPAARAEGALAGWLAAGGPDRPAVRALRRRVAAGRRFADRLAAAHPIGAGWPGWLRDDTVVCRCEDVRYRALRLAADQDPRVAKLGTRAGMGPCQGRICGPTVAALRSAEAARRRAAAGTAARGGNPHHRPIAQPIRLGELAAAADTEHSEEPS from the coding sequence GTGAGGCACGTGGCGGTGATCGGGGCCGGGCCGGGTGGGCTGTCGGCGGCGGCCACCGCGCTCGGCGCCGGCGCGCACGTCACGCTGGTCGACGCGGCCGAGCAGCCGGGCGGCCAGTACCACCGGGCGCCGGCGCCCGAGTTCGGGGCTACCCGACCGGACCGGCTGCAGCACGGCTGGCGCGACTTCGCCGCCCGGCGCGACCAGGTCCTGGGCCATTCGCGCTGCACGTTCCTGCCGGAGACCAGCGTGTGGGCGCTGGAGGGTGCCGACGGGATACCGGTGGTGCACGTGCTGACCGGGCCGGCCGACGGCGCCGGCCGGCGGCGCCGCACGATCGAGGCGGACGCGTTGGTCCTCGCGGTCGGCGCGCACGACACCATGCTGCCGTTCCCCGGCTGGGAGCTGCCCGGGGTGGTCACCGCGGGCGCGGCGCAGGCGCTGGTGAAGGGCGAACGGGTGGCGATCGGTGAGCAGGTCGTGGTCGCCGGCACCGGTCCGTTCCTGCTGCCGGTGGCCGCCGCGCTGCTCGGCGCCGGCTCGACCGTCCGGCAGGTGCTGGAGGCGAACCGGCCGGGCCGGATCGCCGCCGGTTGGGGCGCGCGCCCGTGGCAGCTCGCCGCCCAGGCCGGCAAGCTGCCCGAACTCGCCGGGTACGCGGCGACGCTGGCCCGGCACCGGGTCCCCGTGCTGGCCGGCCGCGCGGTGGTCGCCGCCCGCGGTGACGGCCGGGTCGAGGAGGTCGTCACCGCCCGGCTGCGCGACGACTGGTCGGCGGTACCGGGCACCGAGCGCACCGTGGCGGTGGACGCGGTGTGCGTCGGGCACGGGTTCAGCCCGCAGCTGGAGCTGCCGGTCGCCGCGGGGTGCGCGCTGCGCGCCGAGCCGGACGGTCGCCGGTTCGTCGCCGTCGACGCCGACCTGCGCACCAGCCGGCCGGGGGTGTACGCGGTCGGTGAGCTCACCGGCATCGCCGGCGCGCCGGCCGCCCGAGCGGAGGGCGCGCTGGCCGGCTGGCTCGCGGCCGGCGGCCCGGACCGCCCGGCGGTACGCGCGCTGCGGCGCCGGGTGGCCGCGGGGCGCCGGTTCGCCGACCGGCTGGCCGCCGCGCATCCGATCGGTGCCGGCTGGCCGGGCTGGCTGCGCGACGACACCGTGGTCTGCCGCTGCGAGGACGTCCGGTACCGCGCGCTGCGGCTGGCGGCCGACCAGGACCCCCGGGTCGCCAAGCTGGGCACCCGGGCCGGGATGGGCCCGTGCCAGGGCCGCATCTGCGGTCCGACGGTCGCGGCGCTGCGCTCCGCCGAGGCCGCGCGCCGCCGGGCGGCGGCCGGTACGGCGGCCCGCGGCGGCAACCCGCACCACCGCCCGATCGCCCAACCCATCCGCCTCGGCGAACTCGCCGCCGCCGCGGACACCGAACACAGTGAGGAGCCTTCGTGA